From Actinoplanes oblitus, a single genomic window includes:
- a CDS encoding WhiB family transcriptional regulator: MSNVRRLPGPIADLWDWQRLGLCRGRDSAQFFHPDGERGSSRNRREAKAKTMCGACPVRAECAAHALAVREPYGVWGGFSESERLRLLAVGWEDLADRHGRVDLLRLEARLGRPHKSAVPAQRQAPAA, translated from the coding sequence ATGTCGAACGTTCGCAGGCTGCCCGGCCCCATTGCCGACCTGTGGGACTGGCAGCGGCTCGGACTCTGCCGGGGCCGGGACAGTGCGCAGTTCTTCCACCCGGACGGCGAGCGCGGTTCGTCCCGCAATCGCCGCGAGGCCAAGGCCAAGACGATGTGCGGCGCGTGCCCGGTGCGAGCCGAGTGCGCCGCCCACGCCCTCGCGGTGCGCGAGCCGTACGGGGTATGGGGAGGGTTCAGCGAATCGGAGCGGCTGCGGCTGCTCGCGGTCGGCTGGGAGGATCTGGCCGATCGTCACGGACGGGTCGACCTGCTGCGCCTCGAGGCGCGCCTCGGCCGGCCCCACAAGTCTGCGGTACCCGCACAGAGGCAGGCACCAGCCGCCTGA
- a CDS encoding GuaB3 family IMP dehydrogenase-related protein — MRDVVEIGLGKTAQRGYHLDDIAIVPSRRTRDVDDVSTEWKLDAYPFKIPCVAHPSDATQSPDSVIALGRLGGLGVLNAEGLWTRYEDPTKILEELASLDEEADATKRLQEVYAEPIKPELIGERVRQIREGGVTVAVRVSPQHTLALAPVILDAGVDLLVIQGTLVSAEHVSTTDEPLNLKEFIADLDLPVIVGGCTDYKTALHLMRTGAAGVIVGVGADEWSTTDTVLGIRVPMATAIADAAAARRDYLDETGGRYVHLIADGGIATSGDIAKAIGCGADAVMLGEPLSLAEGAPAGGAWWHSAASHPALPRGGFCIAGEPDGTLEQLLYGPADRPDGQLNLFGGLRRAMAKCGYRDVKEFQKVALVLDRS; from the coding sequence ATGCGTGACGTAGTGGAGATCGGCCTCGGTAAGACCGCTCAGCGCGGATACCACCTGGACGACATCGCGATCGTGCCGAGCCGCCGGACCCGGGACGTCGACGACGTCTCGACGGAGTGGAAGCTCGACGCGTACCCGTTCAAGATCCCCTGCGTCGCGCATCCGTCGGATGCCACCCAGAGCCCGGACTCGGTGATCGCCCTGGGCCGCCTCGGCGGCCTGGGCGTGCTCAACGCCGAGGGCCTGTGGACGCGTTACGAGGACCCCACCAAGATCCTCGAGGAGCTGGCCTCGCTGGACGAGGAGGCGGACGCCACCAAGCGGCTCCAGGAGGTGTACGCCGAGCCGATCAAGCCGGAGCTGATCGGTGAGCGGGTCCGCCAGATCCGCGAGGGCGGCGTGACAGTGGCGGTCCGGGTGTCCCCGCAGCACACCCTGGCGCTCGCCCCGGTGATCCTGGACGCCGGCGTGGACCTGCTGGTCATCCAGGGCACCCTGGTCTCGGCGGAGCACGTCTCCACCACCGACGAGCCGCTGAACCTCAAGGAGTTCATCGCCGACCTGGACCTGCCGGTCATCGTCGGCGGCTGCACCGACTACAAGACCGCCCTGCACCTGATGCGGACCGGCGCGGCCGGCGTGATCGTCGGCGTGGGCGCCGACGAGTGGTCGACCACCGACACGGTGCTCGGCATCCGGGTGCCGATGGCCACCGCCATCGCCGACGCGGCAGCGGCCCGCCGGGACTACCTGGACGAGACCGGTGGGCGTTACGTGCACCTGATCGCCGACGGCGGCATCGCCACCTCCGGCGACATCGCCAAGGCGATCGGCTGCGGCGCCGACGCGGTGATGCTCGGCGAGCCGCTCTCGCTGGCCGAGGGCGCGCCGGCCGGCGGTGCCTGGTGGCACTCGGCGGCCAGCCACCCCGCTCTGCCGCGCGGCGGGTTCTGCATCGCCGGCGAGCCCGACGGGACGCTGGAGCAGCTGCTCTACGGCCCGGCGGACCGGCCGGACGGGCAGCTGAACCTGTTCGGCGGTCTGCGGCGGGCGATGGCCAAGTGCGGGTACCGGGACGTGAAGGAATTCCAGAAGGTCGCGCTGGTCCTCGACCGGAGCTGA
- a CDS encoding M16 family metallopeptidase has protein sequence MITTHQVSGVPVLLAPTTGAMHAGLAFRVGFADEPLAKRGITHLIEHLALHAFGVTDHHYNGATGTEYTYFHTRGTEADVVAFLNGVCAALRDLPMQRLEVEKEILRTEENGRAEGPAERLALWRHGARDFGMPAYPEWGLTGLTPDDLRAWVAHYFTTENAALWIAGPGVPAGLDLTLPRGVRRPAPAASSALPVRPASFAGPANVVAWNAAVPHRPAAAVFSGVLERTLFRSLRQDSGISYTVQSDVAVRGDGTAVVTAVADALPEKQAAVLGGFVDVLAAARLGRFDPADVAGVVNQRITELTSAEETGARLPAQVFNLLAGRPVEQLDRMLAGLRAVTPAEVAEVGRMAVADGLLMTPGRTTADWAGYTPAPEGSPAAAPGAVHPSLERPDLRLVAGEQGVSLVDGDSVATVWFDRCAAMLTWPDGARRLIGDDGVQVHLEPTLFAGGPAVVAALDSRVRPGLRAPMPPRDPSRVPSPRPAAQPVPSAPARPAGRAGSVALLVVLSLVIVLCGGLGVLMGADAVAEREDRAYAIGIAVVGLGFAVAAGFGVRGVLRRRRGNLTN, from the coding sequence GTGATCACCACCCATCAGGTGAGCGGGGTTCCCGTGCTGCTCGCCCCCACCACCGGCGCGATGCACGCCGGCCTCGCCTTCCGGGTCGGGTTCGCCGACGAGCCGCTGGCCAAGCGTGGCATCACCCACCTGATCGAGCATCTCGCGCTGCACGCGTTCGGGGTGACCGACCACCACTACAACGGGGCCACCGGCACCGAGTACACCTACTTCCACACCCGTGGCACCGAGGCCGACGTCGTGGCGTTCCTGAACGGGGTCTGCGCCGCCCTGCGCGACCTGCCGATGCAGCGGCTGGAGGTGGAGAAGGAGATCCTGCGGACCGAGGAGAACGGCCGCGCCGAGGGACCGGCCGAGCGGCTCGCGCTCTGGCGGCACGGCGCCCGCGACTTCGGCATGCCCGCCTACCCGGAGTGGGGCCTGACCGGGCTCACCCCGGACGACCTGCGAGCGTGGGTGGCGCACTACTTCACCACCGAGAACGCGGCCCTGTGGATCGCCGGTCCGGGCGTGCCCGCCGGGCTCGACCTGACCCTGCCGCGCGGGGTGCGGCGCCCGGCGCCAGCCGCGTCGTCGGCCCTCCCGGTGCGCCCGGCCTCGTTCGCCGGACCGGCGAACGTGGTGGCCTGGAACGCGGCGGTGCCGCACCGGCCGGCCGCCGCGGTGTTCAGCGGTGTGCTGGAGCGGACTTTGTTCCGCTCGCTGCGGCAGGACAGCGGCATCTCCTACACCGTGCAGTCCGACGTCGCCGTCCGTGGGGACGGCACGGCAGTCGTCACCGCGGTCGCCGACGCGCTGCCCGAGAAGCAGGCGGCGGTGCTCGGCGGGTTCGTCGACGTGCTGGCCGCGGCCCGGCTCGGCCGGTTCGACCCGGCCGACGTGGCCGGCGTGGTGAACCAGCGGATCACCGAGCTGACCTCCGCCGAGGAGACCGGCGCGCGCCTGCCCGCGCAGGTGTTCAACCTGCTCGCCGGGCGCCCGGTGGAGCAGCTCGACCGGATGCTGGCCGGCCTGCGTGCGGTCACCCCGGCGGAGGTGGCCGAGGTGGGCCGGATGGCGGTCGCCGACGGGCTGCTGATGACGCCGGGGCGGACCACCGCCGACTGGGCCGGGTACACCCCGGCGCCGGAGGGTTCGCCGGCGGCGGCGCCGGGCGCCGTGCATCCCTCGCTGGAGCGCCCGGACCTGCGCCTGGTCGCCGGCGAGCAGGGGGTCAGCCTGGTCGACGGGGACTCGGTGGCGACGGTCTGGTTCGACCGCTGCGCCGCGATGCTGACCTGGCCGGACGGCGCGCGCCGGCTGATCGGCGACGACGGGGTCCAGGTCCACCTGGAGCCGACCCTGTTCGCCGGCGGCCCGGCGGTGGTGGCCGCGCTGGACTCCCGGGTACGGCCCGGGCTGCGGGCCCCGATGCCGCCCCGCGACCCGTCGCGGGTGCCGAGCCCCCGTCCGGCGGCGCAACCGGTGCCCAGCGCGCCGGCCCGGCCGGCCGGGCGGGCCGGTTCGGTCGCCCTGCTCGTCGTGCTGAGCCTGGTCATCGTGCTCTGCGGTGGCCTCGGTGTGCTGATGGGCGCCGACGCGGTGGCGGAGCGGGAGGACCGGGCCTACGCGATCGGCATCGCGGTGGTCGGTCTCGGGTTCGCCGTCGCCGCCGGCTTCGGGGTGCGCGGCGTGCTGCGCCGGCGGCGCGGGAACCTTACGAACTGA
- a CDS encoding molybdopterin-dependent oxidoreductase: MARQDGLVRTSIRDGLAGVAAAAVALGVAELLAVFAGARSAPLVAVGGVVVDHVPAAVKDAGIAVFGVHDKTALLTGTAILLGLYAFGVGVLARRRWPVAVGGIALFGVIGAAAAVTRPGAGVGAAIPALAGAALAVPVLRHLIGLTPDEQPGERVPTAYRTSGGPEEPETRRRFLKQLGVVAGVAAGGGLAGRWLTSRGAVTEARDAVALPSAAESVPAVPAGAQVAGAVPYVTPNKDFYRIDTALITPQVDPAGWTLRIHGMVRNPITITWAELLRRPMIERYVTIACVSNEVGGDLIGNALWLGTPIKALLDAADPLPGADQVVQRSRDGWTCGTPTAVLRDGRDALLAIGMNGEPLPVDHGFPVRMIVPGLYGYVSACKWITEIELTRFADFDAYWVPRGWAAQAPIKTQSRIDTPRDGAARKPGPVVVAGVAWAQHRGIAKVEVQVDDGAWETAALAPAVSDDTWRQWTHAWQATPGKHVLRVRATDLDGYTQTSETAAPAPDGATGWHQVTVAVG, translated from the coding sequence ATGGCGAGGCAGGATGGCCTGGTGAGGACATCGATCCGGGACGGGCTGGCCGGCGTGGCGGCGGCCGCTGTGGCGCTCGGCGTGGCCGAGCTGCTGGCGGTCTTCGCCGGGGCACGCTCGGCGCCGCTGGTGGCGGTCGGCGGGGTGGTCGTCGACCACGTGCCGGCCGCCGTCAAGGACGCCGGCATCGCCGTGTTCGGGGTGCACGACAAGACCGCCCTGCTGACCGGGACGGCGATCCTTCTCGGCCTCTACGCGTTCGGCGTCGGGGTGCTGGCCCGGCGCCGGTGGCCGGTGGCGGTGGGCGGGATCGCGCTGTTCGGGGTGATCGGCGCGGCGGCCGCGGTGACCCGCCCCGGCGCGGGGGTGGGTGCCGCGATCCCGGCACTGGCCGGTGCGGCGCTGGCCGTGCCGGTGCTCCGCCACCTGATCGGGCTGACACCTGACGAGCAGCCGGGAGAGCGGGTGCCCACGGCGTACCGGACATCCGGCGGACCGGAGGAACCGGAGACCCGGCGGCGGTTCCTCAAACAGTTGGGGGTCGTGGCCGGGGTCGCCGCCGGCGGCGGCCTGGCCGGGCGTTGGCTGACCTCGCGCGGCGCGGTGACCGAGGCCCGGGACGCGGTCGCGCTGCCGTCGGCGGCCGAGTCGGTCCCGGCGGTCCCGGCGGGCGCCCAGGTTGCCGGCGCGGTGCCCTACGTGACGCCGAACAAGGACTTCTACCGGATCGACACCGCTCTGATCACCCCGCAGGTGGACCCGGCGGGCTGGACCCTGCGGATTCACGGGATGGTCCGCAACCCGATCACCATCACCTGGGCCGAGCTGCTGCGCCGGCCGATGATCGAGCGCTACGTGACGATCGCCTGCGTCTCCAACGAGGTGGGCGGTGACCTGATCGGCAACGCGCTGTGGCTGGGCACGCCGATCAAGGCATTGCTCGACGCGGCCGATCCGCTGCCCGGGGCAGACCAGGTGGTCCAGCGGTCCCGGGACGGCTGGACCTGCGGCACGCCGACGGCGGTGCTGCGCGACGGGCGGGACGCGCTGCTGGCGATCGGGATGAACGGCGAGCCGCTGCCGGTCGATCACGGTTTTCCGGTCCGGATGATCGTTCCCGGTCTGTACGGCTACGTCTCCGCGTGCAAGTGGATCACCGAGATCGAGTTGACCCGATTCGCTGACTTCGATGCCTACTGGGTGCCGCGGGGCTGGGCCGCGCAGGCACCGATCAAGACCCAGTCACGGATCGACACGCCCCGCGACGGCGCCGCCCGCAAACCCGGACCGGTGGTGGTGGCCGGTGTGGCCTGGGCGCAGCACCGCGGGATCGCCAAGGTCGAGGTGCAGGTGGACGACGGTGCGTGGGAGACGGCGGCACTGGCCCCGGCGGTTTCCGACGACACCTGGCGGCAGTGGACGCACGCCTGGCAGGCGACGCCGGGCAAGCACGTGCTGCGGGTCCGGGCGACCGATCTCGACGGCTACACACAGACGTCGGAGACCGCCGCTCCGGCCCCGGACGGGGCGACCGGATGGCATCAGGTGACGGTCGCCGTCGGCTAG
- a CDS encoding LCP family protein, with the protein MRNSKITWAVIAGVVIAVLAGVGVAIAVNRGSGEPAAAPTGPATPSGSAPVLENTPRPSASAAPSPGADITGPLDLLLVGVDTRVTIPDWQTHSDAIMLLHVEPGLKSGYLYSLPRDLRVRIPAFKKSGFAGGTHKITEAMAYGSRVPGKKTRNIPNGYELLARSVSAYTGVRTIQAGAILNFGGLDKLVDKLGGIDLTIDQKVKSKHRQPNGKPRKLSGHDYVGPQAVYLPGKRHLTGWQAIDYARQRYGLPNGDYDRQRHQRQLVKAILGKALAENLSDPARLQTLITALGRTLVTVGGRRPVEYAYALRDLRPAGITMVQLDGSGVGSGSGYLGEQLNAEARGFLKAVATGKIAAYLKAHPKLVNKG; encoded by the coding sequence ATGCGGAACAGCAAGATCACGTGGGCAGTGATCGCCGGGGTGGTCATCGCGGTGCTCGCCGGCGTCGGCGTGGCGATCGCGGTCAATCGCGGCTCCGGCGAACCGGCGGCGGCACCGACCGGCCCGGCCACGCCGAGCGGCTCGGCGCCGGTGCTGGAGAACACACCCCGCCCGTCGGCGTCCGCGGCGCCCTCCCCCGGCGCGGACATCACCGGCCCGCTGGACCTGCTGCTGGTCGGCGTGGACACCCGGGTCACCATCCCGGACTGGCAGACCCACTCCGACGCGATCATGCTGTTGCACGTGGAACCGGGCCTGAAGTCCGGTTACCTCTACTCGCTCCCCCGCGACCTGCGGGTGCGGATCCCGGCGTTCAAGAAGTCCGGGTTCGCCGGCGGCACGCACAAGATCACCGAGGCGATGGCCTACGGCTCCCGGGTGCCCGGGAAGAAGACCAGGAACATCCCGAACGGGTACGAGCTGCTGGCCAGGTCGGTCAGCGCCTACACCGGGGTCAGGACGATCCAGGCCGGCGCCATCCTCAACTTCGGCGGCCTGGACAAACTGGTCGACAAGCTCGGCGGGATCGACCTCACCATCGACCAGAAGGTGAAGTCGAAACACCGCCAGCCGAACGGCAAGCCGCGCAAGCTGTCCGGCCACGACTACGTCGGCCCGCAGGCGGTCTACCTGCCCGGCAAGCGACACCTGACCGGGTGGCAGGCCATCGATTACGCCCGGCAGCGGTACGGCCTGCCGAACGGTGACTACGACCGGCAGCGGCACCAGCGGCAACTGGTCAAGGCGATCCTCGGCAAGGCGCTCGCGGAGAACCTCAGCGACCCGGCCCGGCTGCAGACGCTGATCACCGCGCTGGGCAGGACGCTGGTCACGGTGGGCGGGCGGCGTCCGGTGGAGTACGCGTACGCCCTGCGCGACCTGCGGCCGGCCGGCATCACCATGGTCCAGCTGGACGGCAGCGGCGTGGGCAGCGGCAGTGGCTACCTGGGCGAGCAGCTCAACGCGGAGGCCCGCGGGTTCCTCAAGGCGGTCGCCACGGGCAAGATCGCCGCGTACCTGAAGGCGCACCCGAAACTGGTCAACAAGGGCTGA
- a CDS encoding response regulator transcription factor: MRTVLVCVRTPLAAQTVASTAARLGMTGVVRTAVSETEAMIRLAERPAEVVLADTAVTRPDSVGFTRRVLARAPQAQVVLFGAEDPRVAAATVAAGARGVIRGVEHDLVSVVAKALLLLLLPVRPQGMPINGANAQPAGVAGAMRNNNSPAARGQYRDGMGMGAPNAAAVPAMLPNSPMVPAQRGDAPIDPATGRPMVAWPGNEGVGMGDAQPAGRRLTLTERELQVLRGMADGKSNAEIGRELFVSEDTVKTHARRLFRKLGARDRAHAVAAGFRAGLVA; this comes from the coding sequence GTGCGTACCGTCCTCGTGTGCGTCCGAACCCCGCTGGCGGCCCAGACCGTCGCGTCCACCGCGGCCCGGCTCGGCATGACCGGCGTCGTCCGGACCGCGGTCAGCGAGACCGAGGCCATGATCCGACTGGCGGAACGGCCGGCCGAAGTGGTCCTGGCCGACACCGCCGTTACCCGACCCGACAGCGTCGGCTTCACCCGGCGCGTGCTCGCCCGCGCCCCGCAGGCCCAAGTGGTGCTCTTCGGGGCTGAGGATCCCCGGGTGGCGGCGGCGACCGTCGCCGCCGGCGCCCGCGGCGTGATCCGCGGCGTGGAACACGACCTGGTCAGCGTCGTCGCCAAGGCGCTGCTCCTGCTCCTGTTGCCGGTCCGCCCGCAGGGCATGCCGATCAACGGGGCGAACGCCCAGCCGGCCGGGGTGGCCGGTGCGATGCGCAACAACAACTCGCCGGCGGCCCGCGGGCAGTATCGCGACGGGATGGGCATGGGCGCGCCGAACGCGGCGGCGGTGCCGGCCATGCTGCCGAACTCACCGATGGTGCCGGCGCAGCGCGGCGACGCACCCATCGACCCGGCGACCGGCCGGCCGATGGTGGCCTGGCCGGGCAACGAGGGAGTCGGCATGGGCGATGCTCAGCCGGCCGGCCGGCGGCTCACGCTCACCGAGCGCGAGTTGCAGGTGCTGCGCGGCATGGCCGACGGCAAGAGCAACGCGGAGATCGGCCGTGAGCTGTTCGTCTCCGAGGACACGGTCAAGACGCACGCCCGTCGCCTGTTCCGCAAGCTGGGCGCCCGCGACCGCGCCCACGCGGTGGCCGCCGGCTTCCGGGCGGGACTGGTCGCCTGA
- a CDS encoding M1 family metallopeptidase translates to MTRRGSLPLLALLLVAAGCAPDAAPGFEPGADGAGDPYFPRYGNGGYDVAGYDLDLRYDPKAGRLGGRATITATATQDLSRLNFDLAHLSASGVTVDGAAATSRADGNELVITPAAGIPSGRRFTVVVDYAGIPDQVENKALGNGGWIRTGDGGGIALGQPESASTWYPVNDHPSDKATLTLAMTVPDGLQVISNGVPGPRATKDGWTTWRWTESAPMASYLSTVVIGKYRISTSTHDGKPMIIAVPESMPATGAAARSLAMTGQITDYLASVFGPYPFDANGGVVVTDSRIGYALETQSRPVYGPSFFARGETNPGVVAHELAHQWFGDSVALHRWADIWLNEGFATYAEWLWTEHAGGQSAQRRFEQSYASTDWRQPAGDPGPERLFGAAVYERGALTVHALRRTIGDDAFFRLLKTWTSEHRDGNADTAAMIATAERLSGKNLDTFFQTWLYGDKMPPAP, encoded by the coding sequence ATGACACGACGGGGTTCGCTGCCGCTGCTCGCCCTCCTGCTGGTCGCCGCGGGCTGCGCCCCGGACGCCGCGCCGGGGTTCGAGCCCGGTGCGGACGGGGCCGGCGACCCGTACTTCCCCCGGTACGGCAACGGCGGCTACGACGTCGCCGGGTACGACCTCGACCTGCGCTACGACCCGAAGGCCGGGCGGCTCGGCGGCCGGGCGACGATCACCGCGACGGCCACTCAGGACCTGTCCCGGCTGAACTTCGACCTGGCCCACCTGAGCGCGTCAGGCGTCACCGTCGACGGCGCGGCGGCGACCAGCCGGGCCGACGGCAACGAGCTGGTGATCACGCCGGCTGCCGGGATCCCCAGCGGCCGGCGGTTCACCGTCGTGGTCGACTACGCCGGCATCCCCGACCAGGTGGAGAACAAGGCGCTCGGCAACGGTGGCTGGATCCGGACCGGCGACGGCGGCGGCATCGCGCTCGGCCAGCCGGAATCGGCCAGCACCTGGTACCCGGTGAACGACCACCCGTCCGACAAGGCCACCCTCACCCTGGCGATGACGGTCCCGGACGGGCTGCAAGTGATCAGCAACGGGGTGCCCGGGCCGCGGGCCACCAAGGACGGCTGGACCACCTGGCGGTGGACCGAGAGCGCGCCGATGGCCAGTTACCTCTCCACCGTGGTGATCGGCAAGTACCGGATCAGCACCAGCACCCACGACGGCAAGCCGATGATCATCGCGGTGCCCGAGTCGATGCCGGCGACCGGCGCGGCGGCCCGGTCGCTGGCGATGACCGGGCAGATCACCGACTATCTGGCGAGCGTCTTCGGCCCCTACCCGTTCGACGCGAACGGCGGGGTGGTGGTCACCGACAGCCGGATCGGGTACGCCCTGGAGACCCAGTCCCGCCCGGTGTACGGGCCCAGCTTCTTCGCCCGCGGCGAGACGAACCCCGGGGTGGTCGCGCACGAGCTGGCCCACCAGTGGTTCGGCGACAGCGTGGCGCTGCACCGGTGGGCGGACATCTGGCTGAACGAGGGGTTCGCGACGTACGCCGAGTGGCTGTGGACCGAGCACGCGGGCGGGCAGAGCGCGCAGCGGCGGTTCGAGCAGTCGTACGCCTCGACCGACTGGCGGCAGCCGGCCGGCGACCCCGGACCGGAGCGGCTCTTCGGCGCGGCGGTCTACGAGCGCGGGGCGCTGACCGTGCACGCGCTGCGCAGGACGATCGGCGACGACGCGTTCTTCCGCCTGCTCAAGACCTGGACCAGCGAACACCGCGACGGCAACGCGGACACCGCCGCGATGATCGCCACCGCCGAACGCCTGTCCGGGAAGAACCTCGACACGTTCTTCCAGACCTGGCTCTACGGCGACAAAATGCCCCCAGCCCCCTAA
- a CDS encoding DUF5319 domain-containing protein, which yields MQEEPIDPFNGDPADPAAELDDLNEDAETEPLSEDERQDVLEDLSDLEIYQALLSPTGIRGLVIECEDCHEPHYFDWDLLRGNLRHLLSSGRPRVHEPAYDPDPDHYVTWEYARGYADGVHDTLTEGNDDES from the coding sequence GTGCAAGAAGAGCCGATCGACCCGTTCAACGGCGACCCCGCCGACCCGGCCGCGGAACTCGACGACCTCAACGAGGACGCCGAGACCGAGCCGCTGTCCGAGGACGAGCGGCAGGACGTGCTGGAGGACCTCTCCGACCTGGAGATCTACCAGGCCCTGCTGAGCCCTACCGGCATCCGCGGCCTGGTCATCGAGTGCGAGGACTGTCACGAGCCGCACTACTTCGACTGGGACCTGCTCCGCGGCAACCTGCGCCACCTGCTGAGCAGCGGCCGCCCACGGGTGCACGAGCCGGCCTACGATCCGGACCCGGACCACTACGTCACCTGGGAGTATGCCCGCGGTTACGCGGACGGCGTCCACGACACCCTCACCGAGGGCAACGACGACGAGAGCTGA
- the guaB gene encoding IMP dehydrogenase — protein sequence METDSARTVPLGLTFDDVLLQPGESDVVPSRVNTVTRLTRNVELSIPLLSAGMDTVTEARMAIAMARQGGIGVLHRNLSVEDQAAQVDLVKRSESGMITNPITCGPDDTLRQVDALCGRYRISGAPVVDGQGVLVGIVTNRDMRFVSDLDAKVRDVMTKAPLITAPVGVSKDEALALLSKHKVEKLPLVDEGGHLRGLITVKDFTKSEQYPHAAKDAHGRLRVAAAVGVGDDSYKRARALVDAGVDVVIVDTAHGHQRAVLEMVARLKKDVAIDIVGGNVATYAGAKALVEAGADAVKVGVGPGAICTTRIVAGVGVPQITAIMEASRACAPAGVPVIGDGGIQYSGDIAKAIVAGASTVMLGSLLAGSEESPGELIFVNGKQFKSYRGMGSLGAMQSRGQAKSYSKDRYFQQDVNEDKLVPEGVEGQVPYRGPLSRVAHQLIGGLRAAMGYVGAETIPDLQERGQLIRITAAGLKESHPHDIQMTVEAPNYHSR from the coding sequence GTGGAAACTGACAGCGCTCGCACTGTTCCCCTCGGTCTGACTTTCGACGACGTGCTGTTGCAGCCCGGCGAGTCCGACGTGGTGCCCAGCCGGGTCAACACGGTGACGCGACTGACTCGCAACGTCGAGCTGTCCATCCCGCTGTTGTCGGCGGGGATGGACACCGTCACCGAGGCGCGGATGGCGATCGCGATGGCCCGGCAGGGCGGCATCGGCGTGCTGCACCGCAACCTCTCGGTGGAGGACCAGGCCGCCCAGGTCGACCTGGTGAAACGGTCCGAGTCCGGCATGATCACCAACCCGATCACCTGCGGCCCCGACGACACCCTGCGCCAGGTCGACGCGCTGTGCGGGCGGTACCGGATCTCCGGCGCCCCGGTGGTCGACGGGCAGGGCGTGCTGGTCGGCATCGTCACCAACCGGGACATGCGCTTCGTCAGCGACCTGGACGCCAAGGTCCGCGACGTGATGACCAAGGCGCCGCTGATCACCGCCCCGGTCGGTGTCTCCAAGGACGAGGCGCTGGCCCTGCTCAGCAAGCACAAGGTGGAGAAACTTCCGCTGGTCGACGAGGGCGGTCACCTGCGCGGCCTGATCACCGTGAAGGACTTCACCAAGTCCGAGCAGTACCCGCACGCGGCCAAGGACGCGCACGGCCGGCTGCGGGTGGCGGCTGCGGTCGGCGTCGGCGACGACTCCTACAAGCGGGCCCGCGCCCTGGTCGACGCCGGTGTCGACGTGGTCATCGTGGACACCGCGCACGGCCACCAGCGTGCCGTGCTGGAGATGGTCGCCCGGCTGAAGAAGGACGTCGCCATCGACATCGTCGGTGGCAACGTGGCGACCTACGCGGGCGCCAAGGCCCTGGTCGAGGCGGGCGCCGACGCGGTGAAGGTGGGCGTCGGCCCGGGCGCGATCTGCACCACCCGGATCGTCGCGGGCGTCGGGGTGCCGCAGATCACCGCGATCATGGAGGCGTCCCGGGCCTGCGCGCCGGCCGGCGTCCCGGTGATCGGCGACGGCGGCATCCAGTACAGCGGCGACATCGCCAAGGCGATCGTGGCCGGGGCCAGCACGGTGATGCTGGGCAGCCTGCTGGCCGGCTCCGAGGAGAGCCCCGGCGAGCTGATCTTCGTGAACGGGAAGCAGTTCAAGTCGTACCGGGGGATGGGTTCGCTCGGCGCGATGCAGTCCCGCGGTCAGGCCAAGTCGTACTCCAAGGACCGCTATTTCCAGCAGGATGTGAACGAGGACAAGCTGGTACCCGAGGGCGTCGAGGGTCAGGTGCCCTATCGTGGTCCTCTGTCCAGGGTGGCGCACCAGCTCATCGGCGGGTTGCGCGCGGCCATGGGCTACGTGGGCGCGGAGACCATTCCCGATCTTCAGGAGCGGGGACAGCTCATCCGGATCACGGCGGCCGGGCTCAAGGAGTCCCACCCGCACGACATCCAGATGACGGTCGAGGCTCCCAACTACCACTCCCGCTAA